The nucleotide sequence AAGCGATGCTCAGCCTATTAATAAAATTTTAGAAAAAGTTGGAAAATATTTAAATGCTTGTAAAGATCCAACAAGAGGAGGATTATCAGCAAATATTGTTGAAATTGCTGAAAAATCAAAAGTAAAAATAATTCTAAACGAAAAAACTTTGCCTTATAAAAAAGAAACAATTGCTGTTTCAGAACTTTTAGGAATAGATATTTTTTCTTTAGCATCAGAAGGCAGATTTATTGCATCTGTTTCTCAAAAAAATATAAATAAAGTTTTAAAAATTTTAAAAGAATTTAATCCAGAAGCAAAAATAATTGGCAAAGTAGAAAAAGGCAAAAAAGTTTTTTTAAAAACAAAATTTAATTCCTTGCGACCAATTGAAATGCCAAGAGGAAAATTAATTCCAAGAATTTGTTAATTTATTTATGAAAAAAATAACTGATAAAGAATATTATAATAATTTTGTTAAAAATCATCCTAATGCTAGTGTGCTTCAAAGTTGGGAATGGGGAGAATTAAAAGAAAAATTTGGTTGGCAAGTAGAAAGATTTGGATTTTTTAAAGACAATAAATTAACTGGCACTGTTCAATGTTTATTTAAAAAATTACCAATGGGATTTAAAATTTTATATATTGCTCGCGGACCTGTTTTAGATTTTAAAAATAAAAATGATTGGGAATATTTTTTAAAAGAAATAAAAAATATAGCCAAAGAAAAAAAAGTCGATTTAATTAGAATAGAACCAGAAATAATTAAAAAAGAAGTAGATTCGAATTTTTTAAAAAAATATAATTTTCGAAAAACAGAAATTTCATATCAACCTTCACATACAATGGTTGTTGATTTAAAAAAATCCGAAGAAGAAATTTGGAAACAAGAATTAAATCAAAAAGCTCGATATAATACTCGTTTGGCTGAACGTAAAGGCATAAAAATAAAAGAAGAAAAAAATGGAAAAGATATAGAAGAATTTTATCAACTTTGGCAAAAAACAGCTTTAAAACAAGATATTTCTATTCGTTCTAAAGAATATTATAAAAAATTATTTTCAATTTTTTCCAAAGAAGATATTCATCTTTTTTTAGCTCAATATCAAGAAAAAAATATTGCAGGATTAATCCTTACTACTTTTGGCAAAAAAGCAATTTATTTATACGCTGCTTCAGATTATGATTTTCATGCATTAATGCCTACTTATTTAATTGTTTGGAAAGCAATTTTAAAAGCAAAAGAAAAAGATTGTGAAATTTTTGATTTTTGGGGCGTAGCGCCAGAAAAAGAAAAAAATCATTTTTGGGCTGGCATTACTTCATTTAAAGAAAAGTTTTGTCAAGCTAGACGCATTAATTATATTGGCACATGGGACTTACCTATAAGTTGGAAATATTGGATATTTGTTTTATTGGAAAAAATAAAAAAAACAATTTCTTCTATCAAGGCTATTTAGAAATTTCATACCTGATGAATTTAAATTAAATTTCGACCTTTATTTTTTTAAATTATTTTTTATTATTTTTTTAGAAATTTAGTAAAAAACAACGAGACCCTACATAAAATTGTTGTTGGCATAGTAAAAACATATAATTAATTTTTATTAATTTAATTTTAAAAACTATGCAAGACAAAAATAATAAGACAACAAAAATTTTAAACTCTCAACTTTTGCCATTAATAAAAGAGGAATTAAAAAAAATGATAAATAGTTTTGCTAAGATTTTGAGCAAATAAGCCTTTAGATAACCACTATTATCAAAGGAATTATTTATTCTTTGTTCCGTTTTAATTTAAAAAACAATATTCAAAAGTCGGGCTTCCAAATATTATATATTTTCCACAATTAAAATTTGACATTTTTTTAAAAGAGTGTAACATAAAAATGTTATGCAAATTAAATTAGACAACAATTTCTTTTTTGGATTTTGGTTTAACCGATTTTTGAGATCGAGTGTTGTTTGATTTATAATAAAATTATTATCAAAAAAAACCGATCTCATTGACCGGTTTTTTTATTTGCTCTTTAAAAATTAAAAAACCTTTCCGTTTTAAAGCCTATCCAATAGACATCGGGGGAGTTCAGTTTGTAGAGGCGTAAAGAAATTTTAAATTATAAATTTTGGAAGATTGTTTAAATGCGGAGGTTGAACTTCGGAAGAAACCCCCTTAATCCTCCTTACCAAAGGGACTTAAATAAGAAAAAATAATAGGAAAATAGCGGTTTGTTTTGAAAATTTTATTTTCTTTGTAAAGACAGGTTCGAAACCTATCTCTGCAGTGATCGCCCAAAATATGATTGGTATTTAAAAACATTTCAAAATAATCCACTATCTTTCTTTGAGAGATAGAATAAAAAAAATGTCGCAAAAAATGCGACGAGGGAGGAAAAAATGAAAAGTTCTTTAAAAAAAGATAGCCCCTATTTTTTTAAAAATGGGAGCTTAGAAAAAGTTTCTAAAGAAGGGATTATTTCCAGAATCATTCTTCTGGGGATGAAAGAGAAGGATGAAAGAAATTTTATTATTATCACTCTCCTAACAGGAGAGGATATAAAAATAAAAAATTTTTATCCTTGGCTAAAAGGAAGAGGGTGGCCGGAAAAAGGAAAAACGTTGTCGCATTTTTACCTTGAGAGAAGAGTGTTATTCTCTCAAGACAAAAAAAGCATCTATTTAAAATAGATACTTTTAAAAAGGTTGTTTGTTCGCTGGAACGACAACCTTTTTTATTTTGAGCTTTTATTATTTAATTTGAAAGAAATTCAAGCTTTGATTACTTAAAAGAGGGGGTATCTATTTTGATAAAACCCCTCTTCGTTTTTATCCCAATCTCCCCATGGTTGGAATGTTCTAACCAAAAGATTTGGGTAGGTTGGAGCCTCTGCTCCAACCAAAAGATGAGAGCAGAGGCTCTCATCTACCCCATAAATTTATTAATTTTTAATAAAATTATTTATAAATAATAACACATTTTATATTTTTTGTAGAACATCCCAACCATGCCAATCCCCCCATCCCATTATTTAAAAACATCAATTTTATTTTTAAAATATTTTTTAGTCCATAGAACAGTCTATGGACTATTGGCTAAAATTAAATAAAATAAAATAAAATTAGATAAAATTAAATTAAATAAAATAGTTATTTTTTTCTACACCACCGTGTTAACACAGTAAAATTTAAAATTTCAATGTTTACAGTCAAACAACCCTTAAAAAATTAAATTAATTTTTCATCAATCTTTTTTGTTAAAATTTCTTTTATATTATATATTTTTCAAAAATATTTTAAGAAAATTACAAAAAGATAAAAAAGCTAGACACACTTGTTATGAACGGTCCCTCAATTATTAATTTTCAATTGGTCGGGGTGGTGGGATTCGAACCCACGGTCCTCTGGTCCCAAACCAGATGCCCTAATCCACTAGGCCACACCCCGAATTTTAAATTTTAAATAGTAAATACATTTCGTAATTTTCTAAAAACTAAAAAGCTAATTCCTAAAAAACTATTTTATGCCGAGGGACAGAATCGGACTGTCGACACCATGGTTTTCAGCCATGTGCTCTACCACTGAGCTACCTCGGCAAAATTTTTATTATTTCATCTTTAAGTTTATTCTTTATAAGAACTTTTGTCAATTTTTATTTTCATTTTTATTTTCTTATTTTTTCTATCGTCATTTTAATTTCATTTAAAGTAATTGCTTTGCTTAAAACCAATATAATAGAATAAAAAATAAATCCCAAAACAATCAATATCGGCCACCAAATAATTAATTTTAAATAGAAAATAAACACCCCCATTATTACAACAGCAAAAATTGATTTACATATATTTTTAATTAATTCTTTGCGTTTCCAAATGGATTCTGGAAATATTTTATTAACCCAAAACAAAAGTAAACAAAACATTATTATAGAAACTACTGTTGCTACCCCTGCAACCCCAATATAACCATATAAAGGAATAAAAATTAAATTTAAAATAACGCTCATAGTCATTCCAATGCCCAAAATAACCGTATTTTTCGTCTGTTTATTACAAGCAGTTAAAAATGAAATACTAACATAATTTAAAAAAACAAAAAATAATCCTGACATTAAAATTCTAAGAGCAAAAATAGAATTAGCAAATTCTTGTCCATATATTCCTAAAATAATTTTGTCAGCCAAAATAATTGTAATAATTGAAATAGGTAAAACAATAAAAGTCAAATAAATAAAAGCTTTCTCAAAAATATAAATTAATCTTTCTTTTGAAGAAATAAAATAATTACTAAAAGCTGGATACAAAGCAGCGACAAAAGTCGCTGGAATAAATTGCAAGGCAAAAGTTAATTTAAAGGCCACGCTATAAAGCCCTACACTTTTATCATCAGTTAAAATTTTAAGTAAAACCACATCTGAATAACCCAATATTCTAGAAAAAATAATTGCAAAAGCAAAAGGAATAGTAATTTTAAGTAACCAAAAAATCATTTTTTTGTCAAACAAAATAATTTTAGGGGAAATTAAAGCCTTTTTTCTTAAAGTAATTAAAGCAAATAAAAAATTTGATAACCCTCCTAAAATTAAAGCTATTATTAAAACATAAAGAGGTAATTTAAATAATAATGCTACACATCCGACTAAAACTACTATTCCTTGATAAATAATAATCCCAATTGCCTCATATTTTAAATTTTGTAAACCACGCCAAACAGCATAAAATGTTGTATTTAATGAATCTAAAAGCATTGTTCCGCTAGCCAAATAAACCAAAATTTTACTTTCAAATGGATAATTAAATAAATTAATAATTAATATCATTACTAAAAAACAAATAATACCAGCTAATATTTTAAAAATAAAAATATTACTTAAATAAATAATTATTTTTTCTTTGCATTTTGCCACTTCTTTAATTAAAATCTGATTTAATCCCAAATCAATAAAAATAGAAAAAATAGTAGTGAATGAAAGGGCAAAAATATATTTTCCTAAATTAACATCCCCAATCGTTCTAGCAATAAAAATAAAATACAAAAAAGTCAAAATTTTCTGAACCACATAAGCAGACATTAAATATATTGTGTTTTTAGTAATAGTTTTCATGGGTTTTTTTAATTTAAAATCCAATATATTGAATTTCTTCTTGAAGTTGAACATTAAATTTATCTCTAACTTTTTGTTTAATTAAACTAATTAACATTACTACATCCTCGGCTTTGGCTTGTCCTGTATTGATAATAAAATTTGCATGCTTTTCTGAAACAATCGCTTTACCAATTTTCTTGCCTTTGAGTCCGCATTGATCAATTAAATACCCAGCCGAAATAAAATTATTTTTAACTACATTTTTTAATTTCGGATATTTTTCAAATAATTTTTTATTTAAAGTTCCTAACTTTATATTTTTAAAAATACATCCAGCAGAATTTCCTTGAGAAGTATTCGTTATTCTTGTTAATAAAATTTCCCGCATTCTTTTTTTTATTTCTAAAGAATCACCTTTTGGTAATTGTAATTCAACAGAAAGAATGACATTATTATTGTGTTTAAAAATACTATCTCTATAACCAAACTGACATTTTAAATTAGAAATTGTAAATTGCGCGCCATTCTTTAATATGGTAACATTTTTTACAAAATCTCCTATATTTTTTTTATCTTTGGGCCAACCAGCATTCCCATAAACAGCTCCGCCAATTGTTCCTGGAATTCCGATAAACCATTCTAATCCGCCAATCCCTTTTTTGGAAGTTTCTTGAACCAATTTTCCTAATAATGTTCCACTATCACAAATAATTTTAAATTTTGAATTACAATTTTGAATTTTAAATTTTGAACTTTGAATTTTTATTGCTAATCCATCAAATCCTTGATCTTTAACTAGAATATTGCTTCCTCCGCCTAAAACAAAAAAAGGGATTTTTTCTTGTTTTGTTGCTTCTATTATTTTAATTAAATCTTTTGTATTTTTAGCCAAATAAAAATATTTTGCTGTGCCACCAATTTTAAAGGTTGTATAAGAAGCCAAAGAAATATTTTTTTGAATGTCTTTTATATTATCAAATGTCATAGAATGATAATAACAAATTTTTTAAACTTTTCCAAATAAAAATACAAGAGTGGAAACCCCTGTATTTTTATTTGTTTTTTATATAAACGAAACTGCGTTTTCGCCCTTTATTGTTAGGGCGATTACATAGAATCGCCCCTACGGAATTTTATTTTAACGGTTCGCCTTCTTCATATTCTTCTATTGCTTTAGGAGCAACGACAATGATATTTTTTCTTTTTAGATTTTTAAACGCTTTTAAAGATGAAATATATTTTAATTCATCGCCTTGAACAAAATATAATCTGTTGGCTACTTTTAATAATGTTCCACTGGCATAAGGCAATAAATTTTCACCCATTTCATATTCGTCAATTATATTATTGGCAACGTTGATGACATTTTTTATTTTAAAATTATGGGCTCGAAATATTTTGAAAGATGAAATATATCTTAATTTTTCATCTTGAA is from Candidatus Kuenenbacteria bacterium HGW-Kuenenbacteria-1 and encodes:
- a CDS encoding UDP-N-acetylenolpyruvoylglucosamine reductase, yielding MTFDNIKDIQKNISLASYTTFKIGGTAKYFYLAKNTKDLIKIIEATKQEKIPFFVLGGGSNILVKDQGFDGLAIKIQSSKFKIQNCNSKFKIICDSGTLLGKLVQETSKKGIGGLEWFIGIPGTIGGAVYGNAGWPKDKKNIGDFVKNVTILKNGAQFTISNLKCQFGYRDSIFKHNNNVILSVELQLPKGDSLEIKKRMREILLTRITNTSQGNSAGCIFKNIKLGTLNKKLFEKYPKLKNVVKNNFISAGYLIDQCGLKGKKIGKAIVSEKHANFIINTGQAKAEDVVMLISLIKQKVRDKFNVQLQEEIQYIGF